In Streptomyces sp. NBC_00433, a single genomic region encodes these proteins:
- a CDS encoding CBS domain-containing protein, which translates to MVAGAPRVFVSHLSGVAVFDPNGDQVGRVRDVVVMLRVGGRPPRVLGLVVEVVSRRRIFLPMTRVTGVESGQVITTGVVNMRRFEQRPTETLVLGELLDRRLRWLPQGGGATSATTGEEAGEEVTVLDVSMVQLPARRDWEIDKVFIRRGKGGALRRSGGVRAALPWKGGGGRRGGETLTVDWSAVTGFRLAEDSQGAENLVATFEQLRPADLANVLHHLSPKRRGEVAAALDDDRLADVLEELPDDDQVEILSKLKEERAADVLEAMDPDDAADLLAELPADEQERLLTLMQPQDAAGVRRLLSYEERTAGGLMTTEPIVLRPDATVADALARIRNPDLSPALAAQVYVCRPPDETPTGKYLGLVHFQRLLRDPPFTLLGSIVDTDLQPLAPDTALPSVTSFLATYNMISAPVVDESGSLLGAVTVDDVLDHLLPEDWRETELYGEDHVRRVTKAADGR; encoded by the coding sequence ATGGTGGCAGGCGCCCCCCGGGTCTTCGTCTCGCACCTGTCCGGTGTCGCCGTCTTCGACCCCAACGGCGACCAGGTCGGCCGGGTCCGCGACGTCGTGGTGATGCTGCGGGTCGGCGGCCGCCCGCCGCGGGTCCTCGGCCTGGTGGTCGAGGTGGTCAGCCGGCGGCGGATCTTCCTGCCGATGACCCGGGTGACCGGCGTGGAATCGGGGCAGGTGATCACCACCGGCGTGGTGAACATGCGCCGCTTCGAGCAGCGCCCCACCGAGACCCTGGTGCTGGGCGAGCTGCTCGACCGCAGGCTGCGCTGGCTGCCGCAGGGCGGCGGCGCCACCAGCGCCACCACCGGCGAGGAGGCGGGCGAGGAGGTCACCGTGCTCGACGTGTCGATGGTGCAGCTGCCCGCCCGCCGCGACTGGGAGATCGACAAGGTCTTCATCCGCCGCGGCAAGGGCGGCGCGCTGCGGCGATCGGGAGGGGTGCGCGCAGCGCTTCCGTGGAAGGGCGGTGGCGGGCGACGGGGGGGCGAGACGCTGACCGTCGACTGGTCGGCGGTCACCGGCTTCCGCCTCGCCGAGGACAGCCAGGGCGCCGAGAACCTGGTGGCGACCTTCGAGCAGCTGCGCCCCGCCGACCTGGCCAACGTGCTGCACCACCTGTCGCCCAAGCGCCGCGGCGAGGTCGCCGCCGCCCTGGACGACGACCGGCTGGCCGACGTCCTTGAGGAGCTGCCCGACGACGACCAGGTGGAGATCCTCAGCAAGCTCAAGGAGGAGCGGGCCGCCGACGTCCTGGAGGCGATGGACCCCGACGACGCCGCCGACCTGCTGGCCGAGCTGCCCGCCGACGAGCAGGAGCGGCTGCTCACCCTGATGCAGCCGCAGGACGCGGCCGGCGTGCGCCGCCTGCTGTCCTACGAGGAGCGCACGGCCGGCGGGCTGATGACGACCGAGCCGATCGTGCTGCGGCCCGACGCGACCGTCGCCGACGCGCTGGCCCGTATCCGCAACCCGGACCTGTCGCCGGCGCTGGCCGCGCAGGTCTACGTGTGCCGGCCGCCCGACGAGACGCCCACCGGCAAATACCTGGGCCTGGTGCACTTCCAGCGGCTGCTGCGCGACCCGCCCTTCACCCTGCTGGGCTCCATCGTGGACACCGACCTCCAGCCGCTGGCCCCGGACACCGCGCTGCCGTCGGTGACCAGCTTCCTGGCCACGTACAACATGATCTCCGCCCCCGTCGTCGACGAGAGCGGCTCGCTGCTCGGCGCGGTCACCGTGGACGACGTCCTCGACCACCTGCTGCCCGAGGACTGGCGGGAGACCGAGCTGTACGGCGAGGACCACGTCCGGCGCGTGACGAAGGCCGCCGATGGCCGCTGA
- a CDS encoding DUF1003 domain-containing protein, with translation MAADDRERERTATNRHPSGATAAPRPRVRLDQPRASRRRLLPAYDPEAFGKFSERIARFLGTGRFIVWMTIIIILWVLWNIFAPRPLRFDNYPFIFLTLMLSLQASYAAPLILLAQNRQDDRDRVNLEQDRKQNERSIADTEYLTREVAALRVNLGEVATRDWIRSELQDLLKEIEDRAAHPGRTAHPSRGRPARGDEADGRGR, from the coding sequence ATGGCCGCTGACGACCGCGAGCGCGAACGCACGGCGACGAACCGGCACCCCTCGGGCGCCACCGCCGCGCCCCGCCCCCGGGTGCGCCTGGACCAGCCGCGCGCCTCCCGCCGCAGGCTGCTGCCTGCCTACGACCCGGAGGCCTTCGGCAAGTTCTCCGAGCGGATCGCCCGCTTCCTGGGCACCGGGCGCTTCATCGTGTGGATGACGATCATCATCATCCTGTGGGTGCTGTGGAACATCTTCGCGCCCCGGCCGCTGCGCTTCGACAACTACCCCTTCATCTTCCTGACCCTGATGCTGTCGCTCCAGGCGTCCTACGCGGCCCCGCTGATCCTGCTGGCGCAGAACAGGCAGGACGACCGCGACCGGGTCAACCTCGAACAGGACCGCAAGCAGAACGAACGCAGCATCGCCGACACCGAGTACCTGACCCGGGAGGTCGCGGCGCTGCGGGTGAACCTGGGCGAGGTCGCCACCCGCGACTGGATCAGGTCGGAACTGCAGGACCTGCTCAAGGAGATCGAGGACCGCGCGGCCCATCCGGGCCGCACGGCGCATCCGTCGCGGGGGCGCCCGGCGCGGGGTGACGAAGCCGACGGCCGGGGGCGCTGA